Sequence from the Aquila chrysaetos chrysaetos chromosome 23, bAquChr1.4, whole genome shotgun sequence genome:
CAtgtctgaagcagcagcagcatcaaaaATTGAGTACGAATTGAGAAGCTGAAAGCTGAGACATGACGTTATAAAGAATACCTGCATTTTGTTGGCTGAAACATGATATTGTGGCACAGCATAAGAGACTGTATGATTTACTCTGCTTACAGAACAACATTGTGCTTTCCTGAAAGACAGGAATCTTCCACTGGATGACAGAAATATGACAACATTTAAAAGCTTAACATAACACCAGAGTTTGGCTAACTTCTTAAAATTGATAGTAACTGAACTAATCTCTATTCATTTAAAAACGATCAAAACCCCCCCTCAAGTTCTAGCAATGTAACACAGAAGTTCTCTTTCAGGCAGTGGCAGGAATACTTTCCACACTAGAAGGCAAAAATGACATGAACACAACTAATTCAAGTTTGAAAGTACCAGTGACACATCATGCAATAAGTTGGTCACTACGTTTTTCTGCGAAGTGGCATGTGAAGTAATACTTAAAGTGACTAAGAAGCATCCTCTCAAGCTGTATTTATGGTTCATGCATACACTTGCCAGTGGAGCTTGCATACATGAACAGTTACACATATTCTGCATGCAACCAAGGCATACTATTGCCGAGATTTTCCACTGAACACACATTAACATTGATTTAGTCTAAAAGAACCTCAAAGCTCCTGAAGTACTTTGTTGCTAATATACTATGAGAGAATCTGCCTACTGGCTTCAGTTGTCACATAAGAGTTTTTCCTCATCAATATATTCAGCAGTCATTTACAAGCAAGTGAGGCTTGCTGCCTGCAAGCCATCTACATTCAATGTGAAATTTGTCAAAGTGAGTTTCTAATTTGCAAGGCAGTACCAGCCAGACTCTGCTGAAGGAACCCACCACATTTTCACTTGCAGAACTTATGTGTCGTAACTCACACCCTTTAAATTACTGTTACCTGAGAATAAATCCACCTAAAATctcggggggtggggggcacagaGTAAACTCGGAAGGGgatgaaaaataactgttgGGGGGatgaaaaggcagaagagggGATTTAAGGATAAACTTCTTTTCATTACTATCACATCCACATAACATGACTCAGCAGGAGTACAGCTAACCTCTTAAACTTGTTAGACCCAAAAAAGCATGTTAACTGCTTTCAAGAACTGCAAACTGAACTACCAACTCCCAAATGGAAGGGTTCCTTAATACAAGTGGGGACTAGCACTTTACTAATTCCAATATTCCCCCCCAGTGACTTTTCAGACTAACATACATACAAATAAGCATACAATAAGTAtataatacaaagaaaacatgtttcattaaaatccatttcaatgaaaaaaaaagaaaaatagctttgatTCAAGTTTCATACATGTGAAGAAACTGAACAATGAATCCgtaaataaaatttttgcttAGATGTGTGTGTTCAAGCAACTTTAAACAAATTATTGCttcaaaggtatttaaaaggtaTTGCTTCAAATtctcaataaaagaaaaaaacctacagtaataataataataataaatatcaCTTACCAGTGCtcatatttgttttaatgaagtcCAAAAAGTGAGAAGATGTACATACTGAATTctaaaagtttaaatattaagtattggtaagagaaaaaacagcttgGTGATAACTTCATTAGCTCGACTAATTAGCAAAGAAAGAGCGGTACTTAATCCATTTGCAAGAAGTTATGAAGGCTGATCAATATATTTGCTTGAAAAATATCCAACATCAATAAGGAAAATATGAATAAGATCATCTCAACCTCATTTTAatcaatatttctgaaaaagcttttatcAGGAAGTTAGAGTTATTCCATATGTAGTCAAAAACGTCTGCACTGATTATTCTGTAAAGACACAGGTCTAGTGACACAAGTATGTAATTACTTACAACTCAAACAAGCCTGTAAGTATTCAAACTCCAGAAGTAAAAAATGCAATTCAAGGGTAAAAATAACGGTAATTATAATTACTTACCTGTCATTTAAGCAtgtttggaaacattttgcCACTGAACAGATCTAAGAATACGCTTTTACTAGTGAAGACTATCTTGGCAAGATCTTTCTGATAGTTTTCAGTGTGACCTTTCCGAAGTTCAATACTGCACCCAAAACTGCAACCATCACTGATGTAAACTCATACAATGCAGCTTTCACTTAGGTTTGATGCTGTCAGTGCTGCTACAGAAGCACAGAGTACCCCATCTTTGACTATAATCAAAGATAAAGCAAGTTACTTTAAGGATTAGGACATAAGACTGAAGATTATCCAGACCTATTTTACACCAATTAGGAAGCGGAAACGAATTGTGAAAATTACTAAAAATCACTTCTCAACCTGTTACAGAAGTACCTGTAACAACAGCATACAATTCTTAAACACATCAGGCACTTGCTGAAGAAACTGCAAGACGACAATGTGGAACAATATTTTCCCTGCAATACTTTTCCAGCTACCAGTAGACTTGCAGCTTACAGACTTTCTGAGGTTTGTGTGTGGGTCACATCAAAATACCTGTAATCCCTATTACCTTTTGATGGATCTTTCTTTCATGAAGAGCTACAAGTTCTGGGCAAAGACATCCATAATTTTAAGGTACACAGTGTACCttaaaaatgagttaaaaatatgtcattttGCTTATGTTAAGCCTGCTTCCTGATAATATGACTGGGTGCTACCAGTTGAAAAACCAGTATTTCCCATTCAACTTCTCCATGCCATCTTTTATGTCCTCTCCATCACCTTTTTTACCATTAAGAGGGCTTTACAATCTCTCTGAAAAGGCTCTGAACTCTGAATGTATGTCTATTGCATCCTTTTTGATActaaaatgagaagaaacaaatgaaagaaacagaggtACACCATAGTAAACAGAGACATTGTATTGTTCCATTTGTTCCTTTCTGACCTCCTAATGCTTCCTCAGGAATATTTAATATCTCTTCCTTGAGCACTGATACTTCATATTATCAGTCAAAACATACCAATAGTTAAAAGGTGACTTCTGTACCCACTACATATATCAACACAATTTTCTGTAAGTCCACATGATCTCAACAGCTACGCTGTTGCATCTGTTTGAAATGGCACATACTCCCTTTCTCCAGCTACGATGGTGAGTCTTCATTCATCTCCACTTTACTGAATATAATCTATTTTCCACTTTCGAGAAATGCCTGGACTGCACTTGGTCTTGTTGACTAACACTACAGTTCAGCTCAGACTACTTGAATTTAGAACaattttatcttttcccttTATATTCTGTCCCAgaataaacagtttaaaattctTACTCTCCCTGGGGCTTTGACAGAGTCAGATAACCATAATTTAGCATGTTCTGACAGCTTAAAATAACAGCCATAAGACGATCCACGGCAACTGCCCAGGCATGTACTCGTAGACTGCTAGGCTGCGCAAGGGCTGCTGCAAGCCCATCACAATTTAAATTAGTATGTTTGAGCTTAATCTGATTTAAATTATCGAAATTTCCAACAGACCAAAAGTGTGCATGGTGGTGACTGCTGTGGCCCTGTTGCAATATAGTAGCTGCACCAACTTGATGTTGCCCATGAGCTTTCTAAGCATcaccaaacatttttttgtcctcAAAGATTTCAACTTCCTTCCACAACAAGCAATATGTGGAAGAAGGCCTTTTCTTATATTTACAGATTTTCCTTGTCATTATCAGCATGAGGAAGGAGGTCTGCTTCCTCTCTGCTGGAACTGACATTAAAATGAACATCTCCCTAAACCAAGGTCTTATTCTCTTTTAGCCCATCCTCTCCTAAAGAGATAGTACTgtccctcccttttccccagtATTTATGTATCCCAAAGCTGAACAgtcaagaaaataaactccATTACATTAATGTGAGAAAACATAACTGGATAGAACCCCAAATCTGATAGGTAGTGAAATTACAAAGAGTATTCTTAAATTAGAAAACTGGTACACAGTAGGCTTTAATCTTAAAACAGTGTATTTCTCATTTGCCTAATATAAAATTGGGTTTACAGACAGAAGCCATTTCTGcattgcaattttatttttcatattggTACTGGAGACAAAGGTTTCCCCTGAGAAGTCATAATATCAGCAATTCCCCTGAAGCAGCTAACCCACCTGGAAATCCATAGGtacacagaaaaatcaaggtTGGAGTTCATTTAGGGCTCTCACAATTGACCTTCAGTAGCAGTTAGTGTCATCAAATTTAACTAGACGTAACAGCTGGGTTGAGAGGCAAACCCAGGTACTTTTCCCCAGGGTCTCTCCAAATACTTGTCTGGCTCTTCAGCAACAAGCTTTAAAAAGCCAgggttaaattaaaaattttgtaGACTTTATTGTGTTTTAGtaacagaacacagaaaaacgagcttctgaaaaataacagctttaagcaaaaaataaagggagGAAGAGTCCTAAAATTAAAGGacatatttacagaaaaaagtttACTGTGAAACACTCTTTATAGTTTGTATCCTGTATAATTCCCATCTTCCAAAACTGTGTGAACAAATGGCTTTAAGTTTTACTTTGAGAAGCCAGCATATTCAGAAACAGGTTGCTCTCTCAGTTCTCGGCTACTAACAGGtctgtcttctcctttctcagtCATATTTGCACCAAATTGCAACAACGCTTAGAGAAGTGAAAGTTCTACTTATTATGCAGGCACTCCACCACTTCATATCTAGAAGTTCAGAAGTCCACAAAAAGAGTACACAACTGAAAGGTTTTAATTCCAACTTCCATCTGAAAAACCCTACTATCAGAAGAAGATCCAAGACGGTCCagaggacaaagaaaaagaaagagaagttggTCACTCTCACCATTAAGAGCTGTAACAGTGCAGAATCTGTTAATGGGGAATAAGAACTATTTGacactttaaaacatttaagtCTGCAACCACTCTGAGTGGAAGTGGTTCTGCTGAACATACAAATCTTCAGCAGCATGCTCAGAATTCAAACTTAATATGGTAAAGCTATTTGAGTTTCTTCTAGAGGAAATCTAGCACATAAAACACTGCACTCACACACAGTCCTTTTCAGTTAGTCAAAGCCCACATAGTTTGCACTAGTCAGAACCAACAAAGCTAAGTTCCATGTTGCTGCATGACTTACCCGGACCAGCGCATCATCTATGATGTGATCACGTCTCACTTTAAGTCGCAAATATGGGTTGAGCTGCTGTCCTTGAACTAAGCTGTAGAGCACAGTTATGCGTCTTTCACTGTACATCCGGATTCTATTGTCATAATACAATCCCAGGTTCTTGGTAACAGCATTCAATATGAAGGGACAGGTCataaaagagaatttattttctgtttctactttGAAGAAAGTGTAGTCTTTATCCATTTCTAGAACATCATTCAGTGGTTCATTAATAAATTCTTCAAAAGGGATAAGTGGTTTTCTGCAATCTATAGTTTTAACACCAAGTTCAGTTTCCAGTGGGTCCACTCGAGgaccttttttatttcttctttcctcaccCAACAACTCTTGAAGAGTTAGTTCACTTGATTCTGGGATGGgttcttcatcttcctcttcattATGATCTGTATCCACATCCCCTCCTACTACATTTGCATAGTAAACCATTTTCAAGCACTTTGaagcagcaacaacagcatCATCATCATTCACTAGGTTACGACTATTGAACTCATTGCTTATGACTTTGTAAGTAATAAGCTGCTGAAATGTTTCCATCATTCTCCGAATTTGGTCTGCTCTGTACTTAGACCACAATCTGATCAGTTTTGCTTGAGCTGCAAGGGGTAGTTTGCtcattgctttgcaaaacaatgGTAGAGCCATTTCCAGATATTCTGGGCTATGAAGATTGCCATTCTCCATAACGATAATAAACAAATTCAGATAGTTAGGATCCCGAGAGTACACATTATGGTAAGTCAAGTCACATTCCACATTAGGTGACAAGTACAcaagtgcatttaaaaaggcagtttctattttttcattagaaagtaACCTATCATAGACCCGCCTGACTGCTTCAATATCTACAGACACTTCATCTGGGCCTAGTTTTTGGAGGTTATTATCTCCTTGTGTGTTATCACCTATTCTTGATGATGAAGATGACGATGCTCCTGAATCTTCTTCCATAGCAGCAGCCGAACAGgcagccttttccttttcatcttcatCTTTGTCTTCATCCTTTCCTTGAAGAGACTTGAGCTCCTCCTTGGTGTGCTGCTTGGCTTTTCGGAAACTCTGTACCAATGCTTCAGCACTAGAAAATACTCTCCCAATCACCCGGATTAAAGGGGAATAATCCTCCTTCTCTCGACATAGTTCAAGAATTTCATATATCTTGTCTTCTGTTAGAAAAGTCACATCTATAAAAAGATAAAGTATTAATTTTAgtaagataaaaattaaaaagaaaaaatatttctgatttgcTCTACTCAAGAAATCTGTGTATCGCATCAttaacactggaaaaaacagtgtCAGTGTTGGGTAAATTCAAGACAGATatactttgtatttcattagCATGAAGAATCATGATATTATTACtatgattttgtaaaatattttattcatgaaTGTGGATCAGAGAACACGCTCAATGGTAAAACTGTTTTGCAGCCAATTAACTACATTTGGTAGTCAACAGTATTGTATCATCTAAACACAAGCAACTAAACCAATCAGTAAGATGTTTAAACTTTAAAAGACATAATGAGTGAGATTGTGTTGACAATACAGTCTTCTGGTAAATCTGCACAGTAAGTCTTTAAACTATACACAAACTAAACTGAATCAATGTCATTTTTCAACCACAGCACATGCACATATGTGCACACACTTTCTCCCTTAAAAAACAGATCTTGAAGAAAAGATtcaataatttgttttgttgtacATTAATGGGAATATAAgatttcttatttctatttttaatgctttctgcaACTGTTTTTATACGAAACTGATGCctgaaaatccagaaaaaccACAATACATGCTCAGAAATTTATACTGCCTTCTAAATTGCACACACAGGTGGGCATATGGGTTATTTCTTTGTACATTAGGCCTGAGATAAACAACTTCTATTCAGATTAACACGCTGGTTTACACACATCATCTGCATGGGCTCCAAATACCTGTCTGTTCCGCCTCCTCTCCAAACCCCTGATATAAGTCATTTGGTGGTCCATTTGTTATTTgaaatcttcctttctctttagaaaagagaaggagaaaacattatttatagCTTTCTATGCTACTTCTCAAACAGAACCCACAGATGCTTTCACATCAGGTGATGATTTAGAGTAGGATTACCACATGATCAGACCCTGAAAAGATGTTCTAGTTTAAGCAGATTCTTCTGAACTGACACATAACTTAGAACTAAAACTCAATCTGTTTAATAGCATCTCTAGAGATCTAAAACACACACATCACAGCACTGTATTCACCAACCATGCTAGAACTACCTCTGCATAAAGGAAGTGTATCATTTTAATAAAGACAGATATatgttaaagtattttgaaatgtgattGCCTACACTAACATTGATTCCAAGCagtcattaaattaaaaatacaaactgaatGATGCAAAGACAGACAACCTATTGATTTTCAGAGCCCCAAGCCATTCTTAGAGCACATATAACACAGCAAAGATTAAGTTTATGTCATGCAACTGAGATTGACTTTCAACCAATCTGAAGACAGTGAAAAAGCTTCAAAACTAAAATCTGTCCTGGTAAAAAAACAAtagcactgaaaatattatGAAAGGATTCAAGCGTAGTGCAACATCTATTTTTATCTGCTGCAGTGCATGCTCAAGAAGCAAAAATTTGCttctaaaagaaatttaactgCTGATACAGATGCTGTTCCATGCCACAGCTCTTCAAAATGAGGACCATAGCCTCACGTTCAGCGACTCTGGACTGCAGAGGTTATTCATAGCATAAAGTTTATGAGCAAAAGTTGACAATTTAACAATATAATACGTTTCAGATTTCCATACTTACAACAGGAATTCCCCAGTCattcttttaaaggttttaatatttaagGAACTAACCAGGTGCTATttccacttaaaatatttagtattaCCATCAGCAGTTTCGCAACAGTTTTAAGTCATATCCTGTGACCAAACTCTGAGCTGCCATAAGGGTCTGCCCCATTTTTACTTTACAGCAGTGagaacagctggagaaaaacaatCGTAAGTGAAACTTTCTTCTAACTCAAGTCAATTTTAGCAGACTTGTGTCTGAATGTGAGCTTTTACATGCCTTCTCCCCATACCCTTTGTATTGCAACTAAGCGATCCCAGAAAGTATCTCCTCTCAGACCTTCTTCTCAGTAACACTCCATGACAAATCTGTACATGAAGTCAGCTTTAGCAGTGATCCTCGATTGTGAAAAAGACTGCACGTGATCTATATATTGCCAACAACACACTCCCTAATTAGCAAATTTATTAATTATCTTTCCATTATCTCTTATGGAAGCATTGTTATGATTGTGTGCTCACTGCCTGTCTGCTGACTTTCTCTGTTCCCAATTTAATGTTTTGGTGACCAAACTTGAAAATAGCTTCCCAGGTAATTATAACACTGATTTTGAAATGACGCTCTCTATATATGACTACATTTGTAACCcatgctttttatatatttgcaatttctctatttccttcctttttttggacTGCCATCTAAGATATTACTAAGATGCTGACAATGGCCTCCagatacattttttccccaaaggtaATAGTCTTAGGGCTTAGCACTACAGAAAAGTAATGTaaataattctttctgaagGGCATTTCTTTCAATTTACTTAGAACTTTCAATCCTATGTCAAGCATAAAAGCAAGCTGCACATCCTTTTCCTTGGCTTTCTTAAACTTAACTGCAGTTTTCCCAGTACCTGTTGCTGCAGATAGACCTTAAAAAATTTCAGAGTGCCGGATTTCTTAGACATCATCCAATTCCAAAGGTAACTAAGAGTCTCAGATGGGCTTTAAGAACACATTAATGCTCTCTGTCCATACAGCTACAAAGACAGGTCAATACTTGTGATGTTGCAACAGACGAAGTCTGAGTCATTGCTTTAGGCAACAGACTGTCTCTGGAGATAGGTTGAGAAGACTCTTAGATATCTATCTTGGGGAGAGAGGGCAGTAGGGtcagagagaaggaggaaaattcTGTACATGCACACctccattaaaaatacacaaaaccaaaagacaaaTCACAAAACAGACATAATGTGTCTCTTGCCCGTCTAACACTACACTggctcccctttcccctccctacTGTTTGCCTCTCTGCTTACTCAGATCATAAATAATTTGGGGACAAATTTATCCTTGCATCAGATAAAGAACAAACTGATGTAGGTATTGACTGGAGCATCTTAGGTCCCTTGTAACACAGTACTATCTTTATTGCTGATTCTGTAGggctttttaattctttgctgtAAACAGTTTCACCTTCTTCAGCTAAAATGAATGAATCTGAACTTCTGTGTTTATACCACTTATTGCAACAATACTTAAAAAAAGCCTGCTCAAAGGTTAATggctttaatttcatttagcTTGTGATTTCTGTTTGCACCACAGGTTTTGGCAACAGCTAAATTATTCTTGTAGTATGTATTTACTATTCTAGAGAGTTTGAAAAGCTAAATAGAAGTTAGAAAAGACATAGAACGGCATTTCATTCTCCTACACTGGCTTAGAAATCACTTTGCTTAAACTTTTTTTAGCTTGGTAGATGTATTGTCTATCACCCACTGTATCATTTTCTTGTTCATGTGTTAAGTTTCTTAACATAGAATCTGGAACTAGTTAAAGTATAACTTTTATAACTCATTAACTAAAGAAGAGTTACAAAACTAGCAAAACTAAAGCAGTCATAcaacagcacttaaaaaaacctctccatATTTGCAAAACCAGTAATCCCAGAAAGCAACAAATGCACATGGATTTTAACAGAGATGTGGTAAAGATCCAGATTTGGAATCAAGTGTTCAGCATTAATCCAGCCATTTTTCAGAATCcatagtaaaatatttgatttcCCAATATTGTATTTTACTTAAGAAGTCAGCAGAACACCACCACAGTGAATTCTGTAGGCTTATAGTCATGCATATTAAACgtgttttattttaggaaaattcTAAAATAACATCTTACCTTTAAAGTCATCTCTTGGGccttgcatttccttcttgttcatttttctgtcagtgCAGGAATTGTTATGGGCACCTTTGGAATTGTTTTCTAGGTAAGCTGAGCTCGTTCCTTTCTTGGAGGGATGAGGATCACAGAGTTTTGCATTAATCTTATAAAGCTCGAGGGCCTTAATGGCTGCTGCATTGTTATCCATACGGAGAAAAGTTGGACAGGAAGCACAAAATTCATTCGTGCAGGCTTCATTTCCACAGCCCTCAGTTAACTGGTGGTAGTAGCGCTCTATTAGATGCTTTGCAGCTGCTCGCTTCCTGTAGCAAACATTCAAACAGTAAGTACAAGGATTAGTAGAGCTTTCACATACAAAGCTCATTCAAAAGCATCAGCAAGGCAGAGATTAGTCAGGCACTGAAACACAAGATTTCTGTGTCAGAGAGGACACatcaggagatttttttaaatgcaggatTCTCATCTtgacaaatgcaaatataattaACACACGATTTAATTTGTGGGTCCTATGTAAGTGAAAGGTAAATCCTATTTATGCACAGTGTTCAGCTTTACATTCTAGTGTTACAGTGGACACAATCTTGCTCAGTTCTGAACAATCTCAGTTGTCACTGAAAAAGAGCAATTTAGATGCAAAGCAAGGCTGCAAGTGAAACAGAACTGGATCTCATACAGGTGATTGAGTCTGATGTATAGTACTGAGGTATGGTTGCCACTGACAGAGGGAATAAGCATGAAATACAAATGATCCAGGCATTTATTTAGTAATACTATCAATACTACACCAATAGGAtacaaaccatttaaaaatctaaactgttttttttaaacaagattcCAGATGAGTAAGTTATCTGATATTTAGTCTATTTAAATCTCtaggaaaaatattccttgGTTAATTAAACTGATAACAAAACCACGATTACAGATCAGCTCAAAGCTGAATATATCTCTCCTCAGCTTAATAAGGCATATGGTTCTCTAAAAACTACCTACCAAAtcctcccctttctcctgcaATTATACATGCCAAGTATGTATTTTGAAGAATCACAACTGTATCACCTACACAAGTCAATGTGCTCAgtactatatatacacacacaagaAAATTTAACTGGCCAATTAATAAGGTCACAGACTTTTACAGAAACATGCAAATGGTAAAGAAATCACACGAAAGCTGCAGGTAATTGGGACAGAAGCAGCGGCATGCAGCACCAAGAACACCATATTTGAtcacattttagaaagaaacccccaaaccttcacttcatttaagaaaatgagttactaatgaaaaatatcaactatgaaacatttcaaacattttgatTAGGTGTAACATGCAGGCTTTTTACCTAACTTTAGTGATACAGTACTATAAAGATTAGTACTGGGAAGCAAGATTTTAATCAGAAATTGTCGTATTAACTTAAAGTTGCCTTTTTTGATGTTGATGCATGCACAGACTGTAGAACAAGTACTTGAGAACTGAAGTGCTAGACCCACTGGTACTACTCAGCACTTGCTGCACCTAGCTGTTAATACTGGCTGGTTAAGTATCAGTTTCAATGCAGctgcttcagaaggaaaaatgtcctGAAGTTCTGAAAGTAACTATTGAGGCGTACATTATTCAGCAATAACACCTTTGCTCCTTCCTTTTCACCCTTCAAGATCTCATGATCCTagacaagaaaatatttcttacaaagaaaacCATTACCTCAATGTC
This genomic interval carries:
- the UBE3A gene encoding ubiquitin-protein ligase E3A isoform X1; the encoded protein is MATACKRSPGEPHSENIETSRMKRAAAKHLIERYYHQLTEGCGNEACTNEFCASCPTFLRMDNNAAAIKALELYKINAKLCDPHPSKKGTSSAYLENNSKGAHNNSCTDRKMNKKEMQGPRDDFKDVTFLTEDKIYEILELCREKEDYSPLIRVIGRVFSSAEALVQSFRKAKQHTKEELKSLQGKDEDKDEDEKEKAACSAAAMEEDSGASSSSSSRIGDNTQGDNNLQKLGPDEVSVDIEAVRRVYDRLLSNEKIETAFLNALVYLSPNVECDLTYHNVYSRDPNYLNLFIIVMENGNLHSPEYLEMALPLFCKAMSKLPLAAQAKLIRLWSKYRADQIRRMMETFQQLITYKVISNEFNSRNLVNDDDAVVAASKCLKMVYYANVVGGDVDTDHNEEEDEEPIPESSELTLQELLGEERRNKKGPRVDPLETELGVKTIDCRKPLIPFEEFINEPLNDVLEMDKDYTFFKVETENKFSFMTCPFILNAVTKNLGLYYDNRIRMYSERRITVLYSLVQGQQLNPYLRLKVRRDHIIDDALVRLEMIAMENPADLKKQLYVEFEGEQGVDEGGVSKEFFQLVVEEIFNPDIGMFTYDESTKLFWFNPSSFETEGQFTLIGIVLGLAIYNNCILDVHFPMVVYRKLMGKKGTFRDLADSHPVLYQSLRDLLEYEGSVEDDMMITFQISHTDLFGNPMMHDLKENGDKIPITNENRKEFVNLYADYILNKSVEKQFKAFRRGFHMVTNESPLKYLFRPEEIELLICGSRNLDFQALEETTEYDGGYTRDSLIIREFWEIVHSFTDEQKRLFLQFTTGTDRAPVGGLGKLKMIIAKNGPDTERLPTSHTCFNVLLLPEYSSKEKLKERLLKAITYAKGFGML
- the UBE3A gene encoding ubiquitin-protein ligase E3A isoform X2 — protein: MKRAAAKHLIERYYHQLTEGCGNEACTNEFCASCPTFLRMDNNAAAIKALELYKINAKLCDPHPSKKGTSSAYLENNSKGAHNNSCTDRKMNKKEMQGPRDDFKDVTFLTEDKIYEILELCREKEDYSPLIRVIGRVFSSAEALVQSFRKAKQHTKEELKSLQGKDEDKDEDEKEKAACSAAAMEEDSGASSSSSSRIGDNTQGDNNLQKLGPDEVSVDIEAVRRVYDRLLSNEKIETAFLNALVYLSPNVECDLTYHNVYSRDPNYLNLFIIVMENGNLHSPEYLEMALPLFCKAMSKLPLAAQAKLIRLWSKYRADQIRRMMETFQQLITYKVISNEFNSRNLVNDDDAVVAASKCLKMVYYANVVGGDVDTDHNEEEDEEPIPESSELTLQELLGEERRNKKGPRVDPLETELGVKTIDCRKPLIPFEEFINEPLNDVLEMDKDYTFFKVETENKFSFMTCPFILNAVTKNLGLYYDNRIRMYSERRITVLYSLVQGQQLNPYLRLKVRRDHIIDDALVRLEMIAMENPADLKKQLYVEFEGEQGVDEGGVSKEFFQLVVEEIFNPDIGMFTYDESTKLFWFNPSSFETEGQFTLIGIVLGLAIYNNCILDVHFPMVVYRKLMGKKGTFRDLADSHPVLYQSLRDLLEYEGSVEDDMMITFQISHTDLFGNPMMHDLKENGDKIPITNENRKEFVNLYADYILNKSVEKQFKAFRRGFHMVTNESPLKYLFRPEEIELLICGSRNLDFQALEETTEYDGGYTRDSLIIREFWEIVHSFTDEQKRLFLQFTTGTDRAPVGGLGKLKMIIAKNGPDTERLPTSHTCFNVLLLPEYSSKEKLKERLLKAITYAKGFGML
- the UBE3A gene encoding ubiquitin-protein ligase E3A isoform X3 codes for the protein MDNNAAAIKALELYKINAKLCDPHPSKKGTSSAYLENNSKGAHNNSCTDRKMNKKEMQGPRDDFKDVTFLTEDKIYEILELCREKEDYSPLIRVIGRVFSSAEALVQSFRKAKQHTKEELKSLQGKDEDKDEDEKEKAACSAAAMEEDSGASSSSSSRIGDNTQGDNNLQKLGPDEVSVDIEAVRRVYDRLLSNEKIETAFLNALVYLSPNVECDLTYHNVYSRDPNYLNLFIIVMENGNLHSPEYLEMALPLFCKAMSKLPLAAQAKLIRLWSKYRADQIRRMMETFQQLITYKVISNEFNSRNLVNDDDAVVAASKCLKMVYYANVVGGDVDTDHNEEEDEEPIPESSELTLQELLGEERRNKKGPRVDPLETELGVKTIDCRKPLIPFEEFINEPLNDVLEMDKDYTFFKVETENKFSFMTCPFILNAVTKNLGLYYDNRIRMYSERRITVLYSLVQGQQLNPYLRLKVRRDHIIDDALVRLEMIAMENPADLKKQLYVEFEGEQGVDEGGVSKEFFQLVVEEIFNPDIGMFTYDESTKLFWFNPSSFETEGQFTLIGIVLGLAIYNNCILDVHFPMVVYRKLMGKKGTFRDLADSHPVLYQSLRDLLEYEGSVEDDMMITFQISHTDLFGNPMMHDLKENGDKIPITNENRKEFVNLYADYILNKSVEKQFKAFRRGFHMVTNESPLKYLFRPEEIELLICGSRNLDFQALEETTEYDGGYTRDSLIIREFWEIVHSFTDEQKRLFLQFTTGTDRAPVGGLGKLKMIIAKNGPDTERLPTSHTCFNVLLLPEYSSKEKLKERLLKAITYAKGFGML